CGGTATGGATGAGCAGGCCCTCTTGCTTGAGCTGTGCGACCAGTTCGGCGGGCGTGAGGCGATGTTCGGGAATCTCGAACATGACGATATTGGTTTCGACATGCTGCGGCGCGATGCGGACGGCCGGCATCTGGTACAGGGCGCGCGCGAGCCGTTTGGCGTGGTCGTGATCGTCTTTCAATCGCGCCACATGGTGGTCGAGCGCATGGATGCCCGCCGCCGCGAGGATCCCGGCCTGGCGCATGGCGCCGCCGTACATGCGGCGGAAGCGGCGGGCCTTGTCGATGAGCTGACTATCGCTGGAGACCAGCAGCGAGCCGGCCGGCGCGCCGAGGCCTTTTGAGAGGCAAAAGGAGACGGTTTCAAAATGCTGCGCATAGGTCGCGGGCGGCAGCGTCGTGGCGGCCACGGCGTTGAACAACCGCGCGCCGTCGAGGTGCATGGGGATGCCGTGTTTCGTCGCGATGGCGCGAATCTTTTCGATGGTGGAGAGGGAGTAGATGGTGCCGCCTCCGCTGTTGTGTGTGTTCTCGAGACAGATCAAGCCGGTGGGGATGCTGTAGGGATCTTTCGGCCGGATAGCCGCTTCGACCTGATCCGCCGTCATGATCCCGCGGTCGCCCGTGACCCAATGCAATTGCACGCCCGCCAGGGCGCCGGCGGCCCCCTGTTCGTAGCGCACGATGTGGGCCGTGCTCTCGACGATGACTTCTTGTCCCGGCTGGGTATGGACGCGAATGGCGAGCTGGTTCGCCATGGTGCCGGAGGGCACGAAGAGGGCCGCGCGTTTGCCCAGCAGCGCGGCGGCCATTTCTTGGAGGCGGTTGACCGTGGGATCTTCGCCGTAGACGTCATCGCCGACTTCGGCCCGTGCCATGGCGTTGCGCATGGCGTCGGTCGGGAGGGTGACGGTGTCGCTGCGAAGATCGATCATGGCTCCTCCAGAAGAAAGATGTCGGCGCATTGTAGCAAATTTTCTCCTTGCAGGAGAGGAGAACGG
The Nitrospira sp. genome window above contains:
- a CDS encoding GntG family PLP-dependent aldolase, translating into MIDLRSDTVTLPTDAMRNAMARAEVGDDVYGEDPTVNRLQEMAAALLGKRAALFVPSGTMANQLAIRVHTQPGQEVIVESTAHIVRYEQGAAGALAGVQLHWVTGDRGIMTADQVEAAIRPKDPYSIPTGLICLENTHNSGGGTIYSLSTIEKIRAIATKHGIPMHLDGARLFNAVAATTLPPATYAQHFETVSFCLSKGLGAPAGSLLVSSDSQLIDKARRFRRMYGGAMRQAGILAAAGIHALDHHVARLKDDHDHAKRLARALYQMPAVRIAPQHVETNIVMFEIPEHRLTPAELVAQLKQEGLLIHTVGGHRFRAVTHLNITAKQIDAAVEIFARVLGS